The following are encoded together in the Flavobacterium haoranii genome:
- a CDS encoding NAD-dependent epimerase/dehydratase family protein — MDTKILIIGACGQIGTELTKTLRATYGVENVIASDIRKLNNDVVNDGIFEVVNALDYNQIEHLIEQYNITDVYLMAALLSATAEKNPAFAWDLNMNSLFHVLNLAKAGKIQKIFWPSSIAVFGPTTPRHNTPQYTIMEPTTVYGISKQCGERWCEYYYAQYGVDVRSIRYPGLISWSTEAGGGTTDYAVDIYHKAITEGTFTSFLGKNSELPMMYMDDAIKATIEIMQAPKENIKIRSSYNLAAMSFTPKQIGEEIKKHYPNFTLDYEPDFRQKIADSWPASIDDTSAREDWGWKNDYDLENMTVEMFKNLKKHIYN, encoded by the coding sequence ATGGACACCAAAATATTAATAATTGGCGCTTGTGGTCAAATTGGGACCGAACTAACAAAAACACTTCGAGCTACTTATGGCGTTGAAAATGTTATAGCTTCAGATATTAGAAAGCTAAACAATGATGTGGTTAACGATGGTATTTTTGAAGTTGTAAATGCTCTCGATTATAATCAAATTGAGCATTTAATTGAACAATATAATATTACTGATGTTTATTTAATGGCAGCCTTGCTTTCGGCAACTGCTGAGAAAAATCCGGCTTTTGCTTGGGATTTAAATATGAATTCACTTTTCCATGTTTTAAATTTAGCAAAAGCAGGAAAAATTCAAAAAATATTTTGGCCTTCTAGTATTGCAGTTTTTGGACCTACAACTCCACGTCATAACACGCCGCAATACACTATTATGGAACCTACTACAGTTTACGGAATTTCGAAACAATGTGGTGAAAGATGGTGCGAATATTACTATGCACAATATGGAGTTGATGTAAGAAGTATTCGCTATCCAGGTTTAATTAGCTGGAGTACTGAAGCAGGTGGAGGCACTACAGATTATGCTGTTGACATTTACCATAAAGCCATAACTGAAGGAACTTTCACAAGCTTTTTAGGTAAAAACTCGGAATTGCCTATGATGTATATGGACGATGCTATTAAAGCTACTATTGAAATTATGCAAGCTCCTAAAGAGAATATTAAAATTAGATCTTCTTATAATTTAGCTGCAATGAGTTTTACTCCGAAACAAATTGGTGAAGAAATTAAAAAACATTATCCAAACTTCACTTTAGATTATGAACCTGATTTTCGTCAGAAAATTGCCGACAGTTGGCCAGCAAGCATTGATGACACTTCAGCAAGAGAAGATTGGGGTTGGAAAAACGACTACGATTTAGAAAATATGACCGTTGAAATGTTCAAGAATTTGAAGAAGCATATTTACAACTAA
- a CDS encoding zinc-dependent metalloprotease yields MKKLLLISFCTLAVNFTFSQVKGPWKSVSDRNVTKNKTVERESFPEVFELVLLDLNAFKQTLQNVPDRLSRSAQGVIISLPNAEGKLERFEIFEASNFEPSLQAQFPEIRSYAGQGIEDKTAVLRLSLDARGIQTMVFRADKSAEFMEPYSEDGKVYAVYNSARKKGKLPFTCSTPEQIMTDKLSSNDVISRSSTGTLLNFRLALSCNGEYANYFGATSAAQVANVLAAFNATMTRVNGVFEKDFAIHMNIVASTTNVIYYNPATDPYTTLASWNTQLQQALNTTLTGPSTSLAANNAAYDVGHMFGATGGGGSAGCIGCVCVNGTASGTGATKGRGITSPADGVPMGDTFDIDYVAHELGHQFGANHTFSHSNEGYGVNKEVGGGVTVMGYAGITNYNTHMNSIDVFHSASIAQVQANMVGKTCPTSTPITHSAPVVNAGADYTIPLSTPFILTGSATDAGGASGLTYTWEQNDDGGANINAASVASPTKTEGPNFVCYPASVNPYRYFPTYSSILNGSTTTAGVGVTMEALSSVARTLNFRLTARDNVAGQGQTNFDDVIVTVANKTALNVTMAAGTSYPVGSSQTVVWTGATGANGHSTIAGGNNVDILFSSDNGVTWSTLLTATNNDGSEVVTLPAGVAAPYCRFMVKASGNVFFNISQPFAVGYTLSTVCQTYSNNTALPIPDGLGANVSGGNVSKSIVTTGIQGIISDVNVHVTSGHSYFWDLNVFLTHQGEGAVSNLLARNCNNSTPSGFNITFDDSGATLVCTNPVSGTYVPASVLSVFNGKDPNTTWTITANDNYNGDTGNIDTFEIEICTIIPTLSVNSFSSLEDLVLYPNPNNGTFNIQMNLLEENTSIKVFDIRGRLMADRKVNATGLVNEVVNLQSAQSGIYLVTIENGSKKVTKKIVVE; encoded by the coding sequence ATGAAAAAATTATTACTAATCTCATTTTGTACATTAGCAGTAAATTTTACTTTTTCGCAAGTAAAAGGACCTTGGAAATCTGTTTCCGATAGAAATGTTACAAAAAACAAAACTGTTGAAAGGGAGTCTTTTCCAGAAGTATTTGAATTAGTGCTTCTAGATTTGAATGCTTTTAAACAAACATTGCAAAATGTGCCTGATAGATTATCTAGAAGTGCGCAGGGAGTTATTATTTCTTTGCCAAATGCTGAAGGTAAACTAGAACGTTTTGAAATTTTTGAAGCCTCAAATTTTGAACCAAGTTTACAGGCTCAATTTCCTGAAATTAGATCATATGCTGGTCAAGGAATTGAAGATAAAACTGCAGTACTTAGATTAAGTTTGGATGCAAGAGGTATTCAAACGATGGTTTTTAGAGCAGATAAATCAGCTGAATTTATGGAGCCTTATTCAGAAGATGGTAAAGTTTATGCTGTTTACAACTCTGCTAGAAAAAAGGGCAAGCTACCTTTTACATGTTCAACTCCAGAACAAATTATGACAGATAAATTGTCATCAAACGATGTTATTTCAAGATCTAGCACTGGAACACTGTTAAATTTTAGATTAGCACTTTCATGTAATGGTGAATACGCAAATTATTTTGGAGCAACAAGTGCAGCTCAAGTAGCAAATGTTTTAGCAGCTTTTAATGCAACTATGACACGTGTTAATGGTGTTTTTGAAAAAGATTTTGCAATTCATATGAATATTGTTGCTTCTACTACAAATGTTATTTATTATAATCCTGCAACAGATCCATATACAACTTTAGCGAGTTGGAATACTCAACTTCAACAAGCTTTAAACACTACTTTAACAGGTCCTTCAACTTCATTAGCTGCTAATAATGCTGCTTATGATGTTGGTCATATGTTTGGTGCTACTGGTGGTGGAGGTAGTGCTGGTTGTATTGGTTGTGTTTGTGTTAATGGTACGGCTTCAGGTACTGGAGCTACTAAAGGAAGAGGAATTACTTCTCCAGCAGATGGAGTTCCAATGGGTGATACTTTTGATATCGATTATGTTGCTCATGAATTAGGTCATCAATTTGGAGCAAATCACACTTTCTCTCATTCTAATGAAGGATATGGGGTAAATAAAGAAGTTGGTGGAGGTGTAACTGTTATGGGTTATGCAGGAATAACAAATTATAATACTCATATGAATTCTATTGATGTTTTCCATTCGGCAAGTATTGCTCAAGTTCAGGCTAATATGGTTGGAAAAACATGTCCTACTAGTACTCCAATCACTCATAGTGCTCCTGTTGTAAATGCTGGTGCAGATTATACGATTCCATTAAGTACTCCATTTATTTTAACTGGTTCTGCTACAGATGCTGGAGGTGCAAGTGGTTTAACTTATACTTGGGAACAAAATGATGATGGTGGCGCTAATATTAATGCTGCAAGTGTGGCTAGTCCAACAAAAACAGAAGGTCCGAATTTTGTTTGCTATCCAGCTTCTGTTAATCCTTATAGATATTTTCCAACCTATTCTTCTATTTTAAATGGAAGTACAACTACGGCTGGTGTTGGAGTGACAATGGAAGCATTAAGTTCTGTTGCAAGAACATTAAATTTTAGACTAACAGCTAGAGATAATGTTGCTGGTCAAGGACAAACTAATTTTGATGATGTTATCGTTACAGTAGCAAATAAAACTGCACTAAATGTAACAATGGCAGCGGGTACTAGTTATCCAGTAGGTTCATCTCAAACAGTAGTTTGGACAGGCGCAACTGGAGCTAATGGTCATAGTACTATTGCAGGCGGAAATAATGTAGATATTTTGTTTTCATCTGACAATGGAGTTACTTGGTCAACTTTATTAACTGCAACCAATAATGACGGTTCTGAGGTTGTAACTTTACCGGCTGGTGTTGCTGCGCCATATTGTAGATTTATGGTTAAAGCAAGTGGTAATGTTTTCTTTAATATTTCTCAACCATTTGCAGTTGGTTATACATTGTCAACAGTTTGTCAAACATATTCAAATAATACGGCTTTGCCTATTCCTGATGGGTTAGGTGCAAATGTTAGCGGTGGAAATGTATCTAAATCAATTGTGACCACTGGAATTCAAGGTATAATTTCGGATGTCAATGTGCATGTAACCAGTGGACATAGTTATTTTTGGGATTTAAATGTATTTTTAACTCACCAAGGAGAAGGGGCTGTATCAAATTTATTAGCTAGAAATTGTAATAATTCAACGCCAAGTGGTTTTAATATCACGTTTGACGATTCTGGGGCTACTTTAGTATGTACTAATCCTGTTTCTGGAACATATGTACCAGCTAGTGTATTATCTGTTTTTAATGGCAAAGATCCTAATACAACTTGGACAATTACAGCAAATGATAATTACAATGGAGATACTGGAAATATTGATACATTTGAAATTGAAATATGTACAATTATTCCAACGTTATCTGTAAATTCATTTTCTAGTTTAGAAGATTTAGTGTTATATCCAAATCCAAATAATGGAACTTTTAATATTCAAATGAATCTATTGGAGGAGAATACATCAATAAAAGTTTTTGATATTAGAGGAAGATTAATGGCAGATCGAAAAGTGAATGCTACAGGTTTAGTAAATGAAGTAGTTAATTTACAAAGTGCTCAATCAGGTATTTATTTAGTTACTATTGAAAACGGTTCTAAGAAAGTTACTAAGAAAATTGTTGTTGAATAA
- a CDS encoding GNAT family N-acyltransferase, whose amino-acid sequence MGLVTAKEVAKAINADKYGFLGTFSGWLLMKVLKISTLNDIYNRNKHLEDLAFLNAILDEFQIKFEIPEEDLKRLPKEGPYITISNHPLGGIDGILLLKLMLEKEPNFKIIANFLLHRIEPMKPYIMPVNPFENHKDAKSSVVGIKETLRHLADGKPLGIFPAGEVSTYKDGKLVVDKPWEESAIKIIKKANVPVVPIYFHAKNSKLFYFLSNLNDTLRTAKLPSELLTQKDRVIKVRIGKPISVAEQSEHASLEEYGDFLRRKTYMLSNAFEKENTKLISTPSLKVTKQPKQIAKPANHEQILEEINFVREGDYRLLQSKNYEVFLVTADKIPNILHEIGRLREITFREVGEGTNESIDLDQYDKYYHHMFLWDEELQQIAGAYRMGLGSEIYSKHGIDGFYLHELFRFEPELYDLMSQSIEMGRAFICKEYQQKPMPLFLLWKGIVHTTLRYPEHKYLIGGVSISNQFSDFSKSLMIEFMKSHYYDPYIAQYVRPKKEYKVQLKDADKDFVFNEAEADLNKFDKIIDEVEPGNLRLPVLIKKYIKQNARVIAFNVDPLFNNAVDGLMYIKIADLPESTVKPVMEEFQAELERKERN is encoded by the coding sequence ATGGGATTAGTTACAGCCAAAGAGGTAGCAAAAGCTATAAATGCAGATAAATACGGCTTTTTAGGAACGTTTTCAGGGTGGTTACTCATGAAAGTTCTAAAAATTTCTACCCTAAACGATATATACAACCGCAATAAACATTTAGAAGATTTAGCTTTTTTAAATGCTATTTTAGATGAATTTCAAATAAAATTTGAAATACCTGAAGAAGATTTAAAACGTTTACCAAAAGAAGGCCCGTACATCACCATTTCAAATCACCCACTTGGTGGTATTGATGGTATTTTATTATTAAAATTAATGCTTGAAAAAGAGCCTAATTTTAAAATTATTGCCAATTTTTTATTACATAGAATTGAACCTATGAAACCCTACATAATGCCGGTTAATCCTTTTGAAAATCATAAGGATGCAAAATCGAGTGTTGTAGGAATTAAGGAAACATTACGTCATTTAGCAGATGGAAAACCGCTAGGTATTTTCCCCGCTGGAGAAGTTTCAACTTATAAAGATGGAAAATTAGTAGTTGATAAACCTTGGGAAGAAAGTGCAATTAAGATTATTAAAAAAGCAAATGTTCCTGTTGTACCTATATATTTCCATGCTAAAAATAGTAAGCTATTCTATTTCTTATCTAACTTAAATGATACACTTAGAACAGCAAAACTTCCAAGTGAATTGTTAACACAAAAAGATAGAGTAATTAAGGTTAGAATTGGTAAACCTATTTCAGTTGCAGAACAGAGCGAACATGCTTCTCTTGAAGAATATGGCGATTTTTTGAGAAGAAAAACTTACATGTTATCTAATGCTTTTGAAAAAGAAAACACCAAATTAATCTCCACTCCTTCTTTAAAAGTTACCAAGCAGCCCAAACAAATTGCAAAACCTGCAAATCATGAACAAATTCTTGAAGAAATTAATTTTGTTCGTGAAGGTGATTATAGATTACTACAAAGTAAAAACTATGAAGTTTTTCTAGTTACTGCTGATAAAATTCCAAATATTTTACACGAAATTGGTCGATTAAGAGAAATCACATTTAGAGAAGTTGGAGAAGGAACAAATGAATCAATTGATTTAGATCAATACGACAAATATTACCACCATATGTTTTTGTGGGATGAAGAACTTCAACAAATTGCTGGTGCTTATAGAATGGGATTAGGTTCGGAAATTTATTCAAAACATGGAATAGATGGATTTTATTTACACGAACTTTTTAGATTTGAACCTGAGCTTTACGATTTAATGAGTCAGTCAATAGAAATGGGACGCGCCTTTATTTGTAAAGAATATCAGCAAAAGCCGATGCCTTTATTTTTACTTTGGAAAGGCATTGTGCATACAACATTACGCTATCCAGAACATAAATATTTAATTGGTGGAGTAAGTATTAGCAATCAATTTTCAGATTTCTCAAAATCCTTAATGATTGAATTTATGAAATCGCATTACTACGACCCTTACATTGCACAATATGTTCGTCCTAAAAAAGAATATAAAGTACAACTTAAAGATGCTGATAAAGATTTTGTTTTCAATGAAGCCGAAGCAGATTTAAATAAGTTTGATAAAATTATTGATGAGGTTGAACCAGGAAATTTACGTTTACCTGTTTTAATTAAAAAGTACATTAAACAAAATGCAAGAGTTATTGCTTTTAATGTTGACCCTTTGTTTAACAACGCTGTAGATGGCTTAATGTATATAAAAATTGCCGATTTACCTGAAAGCACTGTTAAACCAGTTATGGAAGAATTTCAAGCCGAACTAGAAAGAAAAGAAAGAAACTAA
- a CDS encoding exodeoxyribonuclease III has protein sequence MKIISYNVNGIRAAITKGFLDWLQSANPDVICLQEIKATEEQIPKLEIELAGYPYQYYFPAEKKGYSGVAILSKIEPKNVVYGTGIDYMDKEGRNLRADFENVSVMSLYLPSGTNIDRLDHKFQYMFDFQKYVDNLKKEIPNLVICGDYNICHEAIDIHDPIRNAKVSGFLPEERAWLDGFMKSGFVDTFRFLNKEPHNYSWWSYRANARNNNKGWRIDYCLAAEPLKDKIQRALILPEAKHSDHCPVLVELN, from the coding sequence ATGAAGATAATTTCTTATAATGTTAATGGAATTAGAGCAGCAATTACTAAAGGATTTTTAGATTGGTTACAAAGTGCAAATCCTGATGTAATATGTTTACAAGAAATTAAAGCTACAGAAGAACAAATCCCAAAATTAGAAATTGAATTAGCGGGTTATCCTTATCAATATTATTTTCCTGCAGAGAAAAAAGGTTATAGTGGAGTAGCAATACTTTCTAAAATAGAACCTAAAAATGTAGTTTACGGAACTGGTATTGATTATATGGATAAAGAAGGTCGTAATCTTAGAGCCGATTTTGAAAATGTTTCAGTAATGAGTTTGTATTTGCCTTCTGGTACGAATATTGATAGGTTAGATCATAAGTTTCAATATATGTTCGACTTTCAAAAGTATGTCGATAATCTTAAAAAAGAGATTCCAAACTTAGTCATTTGTGGTGATTATAATATTTGCCACGAAGCAATTGATATTCATGATCCTATTAGAAATGCTAAAGTATCTGGTTTTTTACCCGAAGAACGCGCTTGGTTAGATGGTTTTATGAAAAGCGGATTTGTAGATACTTTTAGATTTCTAAATAAAGAACCTCACAATTACAGTTGGTGGAGTTATCGTGCAAATGCAAGAAATAATAATAAAGGATGGAGAATAGACTATTGCTTGGCAGCAGAGCCTTTGAAAGATAAAATTCAAAGAGCACTTATTTTGCCTGAGGCAAAACATTCCGATCATTGTCCAGTTTTAGTAGAGTTAAATTAA
- a CDS encoding T9SS type A sorting domain-containing protein, with protein sequence MKKITLLSFLLLGITLTNAQETQKSHRHFGKVISSENLTPTGHIRCLSTEYEEFLQEQNPKRLSNDQFENWIAPLIENYKQEQMVSSQSGGIIRIPVVVHVIHNGDAYGVNENITDEQVQSQITVMTQDFRRMAGTPGYNSSSVGADTTIEFVLAKVDPNGNPTNGINRVNLCEDSWSTTDINTIVKPNTIWDPTQYMNMWSVNFTDSTLLGYAQFPDASGLGGLNTIGGAANTDGVVAGYSFFGSSDLATGNFSAPYDKGRTMTHEVGHYLGLRHIWGDATCGTDYCNDTPVHNSANDGCPTHPKSNTCGTSDEMFENYMDYTDDACMNIFTQDQKTRILTVMNNSPRRASLKTSTKDLAITLFANDAEVIIENSCNIDASCANLNPSIPLKVISLYNRGTSNLTSATISYNMNGGTNYVYNFVGNLAPNKFAYISLPYTDVNGTLNTTVTTANGVADQRASNNVSSKTFSFTPGTIPNYNYSNYTFNLIGDPFGDETSWEIRNSSNAIVYSGGPYTFTGAAGTQVLESGMTWTLAPDCYIFTIFDSYGDGLAGSSSGGVSNNDQGSWTITTNGGAITVGSGGDDFGDSESITFTNTSLSATNFGLDAISLYPNPTKDVLNISVPSELGNKTSYEVINYLGQSVVKSNSSNSNFTVNTSNFASGVYFIKLQTENGAKTLKFIKE encoded by the coding sequence ATGAAAAAAATTACTTTATTAAGTTTCTTGTTATTAGGAATTACATTAACTAATGCACAAGAAACTCAAAAAAGTCATCGCCACTTTGGCAAGGTGATTTCTTCAGAAAATTTAACTCCAACTGGACATATTCGTTGTTTATCTACGGAATATGAAGAATTTTTGCAAGAACAAAACCCTAAAAGACTTTCAAACGATCAATTTGAGAACTGGATAGCTCCACTTATTGAAAATTATAAACAAGAACAAATGGTTAGCTCGCAATCAGGAGGAATTATTCGTATTCCAGTTGTTGTTCATGTTATTCACAATGGTGATGCTTATGGTGTAAATGAAAACATTACAGACGAGCAAGTTCAATCTCAAATTACTGTAATGACCCAAGATTTCAGAAGAATGGCTGGAACTCCTGGTTATAACTCTAGCTCAGTAGGAGCTGACACAACTATAGAGTTTGTTTTAGCAAAGGTAGATCCTAATGGAAATCCTACAAACGGAATTAATCGAGTAAACTTATGTGAAGACTCTTGGTCTACAACTGACATAAACACTATAGTAAAGCCTAATACAATTTGGGACCCTACCCAATATATGAATATGTGGTCAGTTAATTTCACAGATTCGACTCTTTTAGGATATGCTCAATTCCCTGACGCATCTGGACTAGGTGGTCTAAACACAATTGGAGGCGCTGCTAACACTGACGGAGTAGTTGCAGGTTATAGCTTCTTTGGTAGTTCTGATTTAGCTACTGGAAATTTTTCTGCTCCATATGACAAAGGTAGAACTATGACACATGAAGTAGGACACTATTTAGGTTTAAGACACATTTGGGGAGATGCAACATGTGGTACGGATTATTGTAATGATACACCCGTACATAATTCCGCAAATGATGGTTGTCCAACACATCCAAAATCTAACACTTGTGGTACAAGCGATGAAATGTTTGAAAACTACATGGATTATACAGATGATGCATGTATGAATATTTTTACACAAGATCAAAAAACAAGAATTTTAACTGTAATGAACAATTCTCCAAGAAGAGCTTCATTAAAAACTTCTACAAAAGATTTAGCAATTACATTATTTGCTAATGATGCAGAAGTTATAATTGAAAATTCTTGTAATATTGATGCAAGTTGTGCTAATCTAAATCCTTCAATTCCTTTAAAAGTAATTTCACTTTACAACAGAGGTACGTCAAATTTAACGTCAGCTACAATAAGCTACAACATGAACGGCGGAACTAATTATGTTTATAATTTTGTTGGCAATTTAGCTCCAAATAAATTTGCATACATTTCGTTACCATACACTGATGTAAATGGAACATTAAACACTACTGTAACTACGGCAAATGGTGTAGCTGACCAAAGAGCTTCAAACAATGTAAGTTCAAAAACTTTTAGTTTTACCCCTGGTACTATTCCTAATTATAATTATTCAAATTATACTTTTAATTTAATTGGTGATCCTTTTGGAGACGAAACATCTTGGGAAATTAGAAATAGTTCTAATGCAATAGTATATTCGGGAGGACCTTACACATTCACTGGAGCTGCTGGAACACAAGTTTTAGAGAGTGGAATGACTTGGACTTTAGCTCCAGATTGTTATATTTTCACTATTTTTGATTCTTATGGTGATGGCCTAGCTGGAAGTAGTTCAGGAGGAGTTTCAAATAATGATCAAGGAAGTTGGACAATTACTACAAATGGAGGCGCTATAACTGTTGGATCAGGTGGAGACGATTTTGGAGATAGTGAATCTATAACATTTACAAATACCTCTTTAAGTGCTACAAACTTTGGTTTAGATGCAATTTCTTTATATCCAAACCCAACTAAAGATGTTTTAAACATTTCTGTGCCAAGTGAATTAGGAAATAAAACTTCTTACGAAGTAATTAACTATTTAGGTCAATCTGTAGTAAAATCAAATTCATCTAATTCTAATTTTACTGTTAATACTTCTAATTTTGCTTCTGGTGTGTATTTTATAAAATTACAAACAGAAAATGGAGCTAAAACTTTAAAATTCATTAAAGAATAA
- a CDS encoding nuclear transport factor 2 family protein, with protein sequence MKKIAFLFAIILVSCSSTKDISCEKNSINQLLDNWHKAAAEANFDNYFNAMSEESIFIGTDATENWNKAQFIAFAKPYFDKGHAWSFTALERNIYFSEDGKTAWFDELLNTQMKICRGSGVLQKVGSEWKIKHYVLSMTVPNDNVNEVVKIKAPTEDALINKLQSK encoded by the coding sequence ATGAAAAAAATAGCATTCTTATTCGCAATAATTCTTGTAAGTTGTTCTTCAACTAAAGATATTTCTTGCGAAAAAAACAGCATTAATCAACTTTTAGACAATTGGCACAAAGCTGCAGCCGAAGCTAATTTTGACAATTATTTTAATGCGATGTCAGAAGAATCTATTTTCATTGGAACCGATGCAACTGAAAATTGGAACAAAGCACAATTTATTGCTTTTGCAAAGCCTTATTTCGATAAAGGTCACGCTTGGAGTTTTACAGCTTTAGAAAGAAATATTTATTTTTCTGAAGATGGTAAAACCGCTTGGTTTGATGAATTATTGAACACTCAAATGAAAATTTGTAGAGGAAGTGGTGTGTTGCAAAAAGTTGGAAGCGAATGGAAAATTAAACATTATGTTTTGTCTATGACTGTTCCAAACGATAATGTAAATGAGGTTGTAAAAATTAAAGCGCCTACAGAAGACGCTTTAATAAATAAGTTACAATCGAAATAA
- a CDS encoding bifunctional riboflavin kinase/FAD synthetase, which produces MKIYNNLQDFKSEKNSIITLGTFDGVHLGHKAILDKLVTQASEKNLESLVLTFFPHPRMVLQKDHNLKLLNTIEEKSELLNKIGIQNLIIHPFDNEFSRLSAEEFVKNILVDKLHIKKIIIGYDHRFGRNRTATIDDLIDFGKIYDFEVEQISAEELNEVTISSTKIRNALDNGDIELANQYLGYDYFLSGKVIGGKKIGRTIGFPTANIEIPEDYKLVPKNGVYIVSSLYKGQTIYGMINIGNNPTFTDKDYSLEVYFLDFDEDLYDQTLTISFIKYIRKELKFDSVEELKVQIEKDKEFTLSYLNL; this is translated from the coding sequence TTGAAAATTTACAACAACCTTCAGGACTTTAAAAGCGAAAAAAATAGCATTATTACGCTAGGTACTTTTGATGGAGTTCATTTAGGACATAAAGCAATATTAGACAAACTTGTTACGCAAGCAAGTGAGAAAAACTTAGAAAGTTTAGTCTTAACTTTTTTTCCGCATCCAAGAATGGTTTTACAAAAAGATCATAATCTTAAATTATTGAATACTATTGAAGAGAAATCGGAATTGTTAAACAAAATTGGCATTCAAAATTTAATAATCCATCCTTTTGATAACGAATTTTCAAGATTATCCGCTGAAGAATTTGTAAAAAATATTTTAGTAGATAAACTTCATATTAAAAAAATCATAATCGGTTACGACCATAGATTTGGAAGAAATAGAACTGCAACAATAGATGATTTAATCGATTTTGGTAAAATTTATGATTTTGAAGTTGAACAAATTTCTGCCGAAGAACTAAATGAAGTAACAATAAGTTCAACTAAAATTAGAAATGCACTTGATAATGGTGATATTGAACTTGCAAATCAATATTTAGGTTACGATTATTTCCTTTCAGGCAAAGTTATTGGTGGTAAAAAAATTGGTAGAACTATTGGTTTCCCAACTGCTAACATTGAGATTCCAGAAGATTATAAATTAGTTCCAAAAAATGGAGTTTATATTGTTTCTTCTTTATACAAAGGGCAAACAATTTATGGAATGATTAACATTGGTAATAATCCAACCTTTACTGATAAAGACTATTCTTTAGAAGTTTATTTTTTAGATTTTGATGAAGATTTATACGACCAAACTCTTACGATTTCCTTTATAAAATACATTAGAAAAGAATTAAAATTTGATTCGGTTGAAGAATTAAAAGTTCAGATAGAAAAGGATAAAGAATTTACTTTGTCATATCTTAATCTCTAA
- a CDS encoding TlpA family protein disulfide reductase, whose protein sequence is MRKKLKIVLFYGFWCPPCKEMLPKLIELSKKMRII, encoded by the coding sequence ATCCGAAAAAAACTTAAAATTGTTTTATTTTATGGTTTTTGGTGTCCTCCTTGTAAAGAAATGCTCCCCAAATTAATAGAACTTTCAAAAAAAATGAGGATAATATAG